In Trifolium pratense cultivar HEN17-A07 linkage group LG7, ARS_RC_1.1, whole genome shotgun sequence, a genomic segment contains:
- the LOC123896115 gene encoding secreted RxLR effector protein 161-like yields MKKFGMKCATYKRTPGTTHLMLTKNEKGIDVDQSPYRSMIGSLLYLTASRPDIAFAVGVCTRYQAAPKMSHLTQVKRILKYISGTCDYGSADDRKSTSGGCFFLGNKLISWFSKKQNSVSLSTAEAEYIAARSGCSQLLWMKIMLKEYNDEQLVMTLYCDNLNIMMKQSLCIVSVVWLYLLKKKLWIWRILTLYITNWKEAWINIHEVL; encoded by the exons ATGAAGAAATTTGGTATGAAATGTGCAACTTACAAAAGAACACCAGGAACAACACATTTGATGCTTACCAAAAATGAAAAGGggattgatgttgatcaaagtccatatagaagtatgattggtaGCTTATTATATCTCACTGCAAGCAGACCTGACATTGCTTTTGCAGTTGGTGTTTGTACTAGATATCAAGCTGCtccaaagatgagtcatctgactcaagtgaAGAGGATTCTCAAGTATATAAGTGGAACTTGTGATTATG gtagtgctgatgatagaaaaagcacttCTGGAGGTTGTTTCTTCCTTGGAAATAAATTGATTTCAtggtttagcaagaaacaaaatagTGTATCTCTGTCTACTGCTGAAGCAGAGTATATTGCAGCTAGAAGTGGTTGTTCTCAATTACTATGGATGAAAAtaatgttgaaggagtataaTGATGAGCAATTAGTTATgacattgtactgtgacaaccTTAACATAATGATGAAACAGAGTTTGTGTATTGTGTCTGTGGTATGGTTGTATCTGCTGAAAAAGAAGTTGTGGATATGGAGGATCTTGACTCTTTATATCACGAATTGGAAAGAAgcttggataaatattcatgaAGTTCTGTGA